From a single Fusobacterium ulcerans ATCC 49185 genomic region:
- the fusA gene encoding elongation factor G produces MARKVSLDMTRNVGIMAHIDAGKTTTTERILFYTGVEHKLGEVHEGGATMDWMEQEQERGITITSAATTCFWREHRVNIIDTPGHVDFTVEVERSLRVLDGAVAVFSAVDGVQPQSETVWRQADKYQVPRIAFFNKMDRIGADFSMCVGDIKDKLGSNPVPIQLPIGAEDYFEGVIDLITMKEIIWPIDSDNGQKFEVREIRAELADKAEDARQFMLESVVETSDDLMEKFFGGEEITEEEIKGALRKATIANMIVPVTCGTAFKNKGIQSLLDAIVDYMPAPTDVAMVKGTDMKDSSIEIEREMSDDAPFAALAFKVMTDPFVGKLTFFRVYSGIVEKGTYVLNSTKGKKERMGRILQMHANKREEIEAVYCGDIAAAVGLKETTTGDTLCAENAPIVLEKMEFPDPVISVAVEPKTKADQEKMGIALSKLAEEDPTFKVKSDEETGQTIISGMGELHLEIIVDRMKREFKVESTVGKPQVAYRETILGTTDHEVKYAKQSGGKGQYGHVKIILEPNPGKGFEFVNKITGGVIPREYIPAVEKGSREALESGVVAGYPVVDVKVTLYDGSYHEVDSSEMAFKLAGSMAVKQAAAKSNPIILEPVFKVEVTTPEEYMGDIIGDLNSRRGMIGGMTDRNGAKIIDAKVPLSEMFGYATDLRSKSQGRATYSMEFAEYIQVPASIQKGIQEERGK; encoded by the coding sequence ATGGCTAGGAAAGTTTCTTTAGATATGACTAGAAACGTTGGAATTATGGCTCATATCGACGCAGGAAAAACTACTACTACTGAAAGAATTCTATTCTATACAGGAGTAGAGCATAAGCTAGGAGAAGTTCATGAAGGTGGAGCTACAATGGACTGGATGGAACAAGAGCAAGAAAGAGGTATTACTATCACTTCTGCTGCAACAACTTGTTTCTGGAGAGAACATAGGGTAAATATAATAGACACACCAGGACACGTGGACTTTACAGTTGAGGTTGAAAGATCTCTAAGAGTTCTAGATGGAGCAGTTGCAGTATTCTCAGCAGTTGATGGGGTACAGCCTCAATCAGAAACTGTATGGAGACAAGCTGATAAATATCAAGTACCAAGAATTGCATTCTTTAACAAGATGGATAGAATCGGTGCTGACTTCAGCATGTGTGTTGGAGATATTAAAGATAAATTAGGATCAAATCCTGTACCTATTCAATTACCAATTGGTGCAGAAGATTACTTTGAAGGAGTAATTGATCTAATCACTATGAAAGAAATTATCTGGCCTATTGATTCAGATAATGGACAAAAATTTGAAGTAAGAGAAATCAGAGCAGAATTAGCTGATAAAGCTGAAGATGCAAGACAATTCATGTTAGAATCAGTTGTTGAAACAAGTGATGACTTAATGGAAAAATTCTTTGGTGGAGAAGAAATCACTGAAGAAGAAATTAAAGGGGCTCTTAGAAAAGCAACTATTGCTAATATGATAGTTCCAGTAACTTGTGGAACAGCATTCAAAAATAAAGGAATACAATCATTACTTGATGCTATTGTTGATTATATGCCAGCACCTACAGACGTTGCAATGGTAAAAGGAACTGATATGAAAGACTCTTCTATTGAAATAGAAAGAGAAATGTCAGATGACGCTCCATTTGCAGCTCTAGCATTTAAAGTTATGACAGATCCATTTGTTGGAAAATTAACATTCTTCAGAGTATACTCTGGTATTGTAGAAAAAGGAACTTATGTTCTTAACTCTACAAAAGGTAAAAAAGAAAGAATGGGAAGAATCCTTCAAATGCATGCTAATAAAAGAGAGGAAATTGAAGCAGTTTACTGTGGAGATATCGCAGCAGCAGTAGGATTGAAAGAAACTACAACTGGAGATACTCTTTGTGCAGAAAATGCTCCAATAGTTCTTGAAAAAATGGAATTCCCAGATCCAGTTATCTCAGTTGCTGTTGAACCAAAAACAAAAGCTGACCAAGAGAAAATGGGAATCGCTTTATCAAAACTTGCTGAGGAAGATCCTACTTTCAAAGTTAAGTCTGATGAAGAAACTGGACAAACAATAATTTCAGGAATGGGAGAACTTCACCTTGAAATCATTGTTGACAGAATGAAAAGAGAATTCAAAGTTGAATCTACAGTAGGAAAACCACAAGTTGCTTACAGAGAAACAATTCTTGGAACTACAGATCATGAAGTTAAATATGCAAAACAATCTGGAGGTAAAGGACAATACGGACACGTTAAAATTATCCTTGAGCCAAATCCAGGTAAAGGTTTTGAATTTGTTAACAAAATCACTGGAGGAGTTATTCCTAGAGAATATATTCCAGCAGTAGAAAAAGGAAGCAGAGAGGCTCTAGAAAGTGGAGTTGTAGCTGGATATCCAGTTGTTGATGTAAAAGTAACTCTTTATGATGGATCATACCATGAGGTTGACTCATCAGAAATGGCATTCAAACTTGCAGGATCAATGGCTGTTAAACAAGCTGCTGCTAAATCTAATCCAATAATCCTTGAACCAGTATTCAAAGTAGAAGTAACTACTCCAGAAGAATACATGGGAGATATTATAGGAGACCTTAACTCAAGAAGAGGAATGATAGGTGGAATGACAGACAGAAATGGTGCAAAAATCATTGATGCTAAAGTTCCATTATCTGAAATGTTTGGATATGCTACTGACTTAAGATCTAAATCTCAAGGAAGAGCAACTTACTCTATGGAATTTGCTGAATACATTCAAGTACCAGCTTCTATCCAAAAAGGAATTCAAGAAGAAAGAGGAAAATAG
- the rpsG gene encoding 30S ribosomal protein S7: protein MSRRRAAVKRDVLPDSRYSDKVVTKVINSIMLDGKKAIAEGIFYSAMDLIKEKTGQEGYDIFKQALDNIKPQIEVRSRRIGGATYQVPVEVRVERQQTLAIRWLTLYTRQRKEYGMIEKLAAELIAAANNDGATIKKKEDTYKMAEANRAFAHYKI, encoded by the coding sequence ATGTCAAGAAGAAGAGCAGCAGTAAAAAGAGATGTACTACCTGATTCTAGATACTCAGATAAAGTAGTTACTAAAGTTATCAATTCAATTATGTTAGATGGAAAAAAAGCTATCGCTGAAGGAATATTCTACTCAGCTATGGATTTAATAAAAGAGAAAACTGGTCAAGAGGGGTATGATATATTTAAACAAGCATTAGATAATATTAAACCTCAAATCGAAGTTAGATCAAGAAGAATCGGAGGAGCTACATACCAAGTTCCAGTTGAAGTAAGAGTTGAAAGACAACAAACTTTAGCAATCAGATGGTTAACACTTTATACAAGACAAAGAAAAGAATATGGTATGATCGAAAAATTAGCAGCAGAACTAATCGCAGCAGCTAATAATGATGGAGCAACTATAAAGAAAAAAGAAGATACTTATAAAATGGCAGAAGCAAACAGAGCTTTCGCACATTACAAGATCTAA
- the rpsL gene encoding 30S ribosomal protein S12, translated as MPTLSQLVKNGRDTLLEKKKSPALQGNPQRRGVCVRVYTTTPKKPNSALRKVARVKLTNGIEVTCYIPGEGHNLQEHSIVLVRGGRTKDLPGVRYKVIRGALDTAGVAKRKQSRSKYGAKKA; from the coding sequence ATGCCTACTTTAAGTCAATTAGTAAAAAATGGAAGAGACACTTTACTAGAAAAGAAAAAATCACCAGCATTACAAGGAAACCCACAAAGAAGAGGAGTTTGTGTGAGAGTTTATACAACTACACCTAAAAAACCAAACTCAGCTTTAAGAAAGGTTGCCAGAGTAAAATTAACTAATGGAATCGAAGTTACTTGCTACATTCCAGGAGAAGGGCACAATTTACAAGAACACTCAATCGTACTTGTAAGAGGTGGAAGAACAAAAGACTTACCAGGGGTTAGATACAAAGTTATCAGAGGAGCTTTGGATACAGCTGGAGTTGCAAAAAGAAAACAATCAAGATCTAAATACGGAGCTAAAAAAGCGTAA
- a CDS encoding ABC-F family ATP-binding cassette domain-containing protein yields the protein MALLQVNNLFMGFTGETLFKNISFSIDEKDKIGMIGVNGAGKSTLIKILLGLEYDEVDPETNQRGTISKKGGLKIGYLSQQPNLNHDNTVFEELMTVFSNVQNDYHRIQELNIILAENLDDFDKTMEELGTVTVRYEQNEGYAIEYKVKQILNGLSLAESLWSSKISDLSGGQLSRVALGKILLEEPELLILDEPTNHLDLNAIEWLEKILKDYKKAFILISHDVYFLDNVVNRIFEIEGKTLKTYNGNYTDFTIQKEAYLSGAVKAFDKEQDKLRKMEEFIRRYKAGVKSKQARGREKILNRMDKMENPVITTKKIKLKFETDTTSVDLVLRIKDLAKSFDGKEIFSNLNLDIYRGDRVGVIGKNGVGKSTLLKIINGMEKQSKGDFKIGDRVKIGYYDQNHQGLDPKKTVLEELMYHFVLSEEEARNICGGFLFTEDDVYKEISSLSGGEKARVAFMKLMLEKPNFLILDEPTNHLDIYSREILSESLEDYTGTILVVSHDRNFLDCVVNNIYEVKKDGAELFKGDYNSYLNQREEVKEKDIKASLNFEEQKRNKNRMSSLEKKIIKAESDVEKLEEKKSAKEEEYNKAGIENNVDKLMEIQKELEELDMEILSLMEEWEELENELKTLKNTF from the coding sequence ATGGCACTTCTGCAGGTAAATAATTTATTTATGGGATTTACAGGGGAAACTTTGTTTAAAAATATAAGCTTTTCAATAGATGAGAAGGATAAAATAGGAATGATAGGGGTAAATGGAGCAGGGAAAAGTACCCTTATTAAAATACTTTTGGGATTAGAATATGATGAAGTTGACCCTGAAACAAATCAAAGGGGAACAATATCAAAAAAAGGTGGATTAAAAATAGGATACCTTTCACAGCAGCCTAATCTTAATCATGATAATACTGTCTTTGAAGAATTAATGACAGTTTTTTCTAATGTGCAGAATGATTATCATAGAATACAGGAATTAAATATCATATTGGCAGAAAATCTTGATGACTTTGATAAAACTATGGAAGAATTAGGTACTGTAACAGTAAGATATGAGCAAAATGAAGGATATGCAATAGAATATAAAGTAAAACAGATATTGAATGGACTTAGTCTGGCAGAATCTTTATGGAGTTCCAAAATAAGTGATTTGTCTGGAGGACAGCTTTCAAGAGTGGCATTAGGAAAGATTCTTTTGGAAGAACCTGAACTTTTGATACTTGACGAACCTACCAATCATTTGGATTTAAATGCTATTGAGTGGCTTGAAAAAATATTAAAAGATTATAAAAAAGCTTTTATCCTTATTTCACATGATGTTTATTTTTTAGATAATGTAGTGAACAGAATATTTGAAATAGAAGGGAAAACTTTAAAAACATATAATGGAAATTATACAGATTTCACTATTCAAAAAGAGGCTTATTTATCAGGAGCTGTAAAAGCTTTTGATAAAGAACAGGATAAACTCAGAAAAATGGAGGAGTTTATCAGAAGATACAAAGCAGGAGTAAAATCAAAACAAGCAAGAGGTAGAGAAAAGATACTTAACAGAATGGATAAAATGGAAAATCCTGTTATTACAACAAAAAAAATAAAACTTAAATTTGAAACTGATACTACAAGCGTAGATTTAGTACTAAGAATAAAAGACTTAGCAAAATCTTTTGATGGAAAAGAAATATTCTCTAATTTAAATTTGGATATATACAGAGGAGACAGAGTAGGAGTAATTGGAAAAAATGGTGTGGGAAAATCTACTTTATTGAAAATAATAAATGGTATGGAAAAACAGAGTAAAGGAGATTTTAAAATAGGAGATAGAGTAAAAATTGGATATTATGACCAAAATCATCAGGGGTTGGATCCCAAAAAAACTGTCTTAGAAGAACTAATGTATCATTTTGTATTAAGTGAAGAAGAAGCAAGAAATATATGTGGAGGTTTTCTTTTTACAGAAGATGATGTATATAAAGAAATATCTAGTTTGAGTGGGGGAGAAAAGGCAAGAGTGGCATTCATGAAACTCATGTTGGAAAAACCTAATTTTTTGATATTGGATGAACCTACTAACCACTTGGATATATATTCAAGGGAGATTTTGTCTGAATCTCTTGAAGATTACACAGGAACAATATTAGTAGTATCACATGATAGAAATTTTTTAGATTGTGTTGTTAATAATATATATGAAGTAAAAAAAGATGGAGCAGAACTTTTTAAAGGAGATTATAATTCTTATTTAAATCAAAGAGAAGAAGTAAAAGAAAAAGACATTAAGGCCTCTCTCAACTTTGAAGAACAAAAAAGAAATAAAAATAGAATGTCATCTCTTGAGAAAAAAATAATAAAAGCTGAATCAGATGTGGAAAAACTTGAAGAAAAAAAATCTGCTAAAGAAGAAGAGTATAATAAAGCAGGAATAGAAAATAATGTAGATAAGCTTATGGAAATACAAAAAGAACTAGAAGAATTAGATATGGAGATACTTTCTTTGATGGAAGAATGGGAAGAGTTAGAAAATGAATTAAAAACTTTAAAAAATACTTTCTAA
- a CDS encoding patatin-like phospholipase family protein — protein sequence MIKKILILHFFILMFSFSFSDGVQSKAYKVDAINKAIEELKMQQAHLELLKEKIESTDTDVTKKIPVSEGRPKIALVLSGGGAKGAAHVGVLKVLEKYQIPVDIIIGTSVGSIVGGMYSIGYSPDEIEKTILNLKFTSLLTNSKDRNLKNIEDKIENDKYPFTVSIDKNLKLSFPMGFLNGENIYLQLKEIFNRAENIKNFNDLPIQYRAITTDLQTGKEVIIRDGDLALATFKSMAIPSFLEPIEDNGKFYVDGGVVNNFPIDVALSLGADIIIAVDISAEASKINEKSNLITILDKLATYNGNRKVDLHKRLADILIVPDVKDHDTIDFSNLSALVDEGEKAAEKYGYILENLSYPKEFKEIKEKSLKEKPILIKNIKLVGNQILTEEKVKNLMPNVNGNQFTRADLNDWTKRVYSVSYIERAFYEVDGDTIIFKVKEKDGININASLNYASNYGGSMNISATIPNFGLWTRNYTVKAEASSYPKIALNNLSFYELGRIKILTAASIGYEVDPLFIFNDGNKVSTYDSNTFKTTLSLGTAISNNVVTGLTLGYQDTDNKYSSGSRAYRDFHESYQTVSTGMYLYIDTLNKKNFPSKGNVLRFDGFNTQGVASKDINYNGFMFSTDFYLPVTERFSMNLGISGGKTAGENIPNSSLFKLGGLRDNDLTFSFIGLPMMGRYTDEFYMIRGGVQYRLTDTFYLIGKYNMMTYSSDGLSFQKSYEIGDRRYHGYGGGIGWDTFLGPISLMLSNDLDSSSPLFEVYMGYTF from the coding sequence ATGATAAAAAAAATTTTGATTCTCCACTTCTTTATTCTGATGTTTTCTTTCTCATTTTCTGATGGAGTTCAGTCTAAAGCTTATAAAGTGGATGCCATCAATAAAGCAATAGAAGAATTAAAAATGCAGCAGGCTCATTTAGAGCTTTTAAAAGAAAAAATAGAAAGTACAGATACTGATGTTACAAAAAAAATTCCTGTTTCTGAAGGCAGACCAAAAATAGCCCTTGTCCTAAGTGGTGGAGGTGCAAAAGGAGCTGCCCATGTTGGAGTTCTTAAAGTTCTTGAAAAATATCAGATTCCTGTGGATATAATAATAGGAACAAGTGTTGGTAGTATAGTGGGAGGAATGTACTCTATTGGCTACTCTCCTGATGAAATAGAAAAAACTATACTTAACCTAAAGTTTACTTCACTTCTTACAAATTCAAAAGATAGAAATCTAAAAAATATAGAAGATAAAATAGAAAATGATAAATATCCTTTTACTGTCAGTATAGATAAAAATCTTAAGTTGTCATTCCCTATGGGATTTTTAAATGGAGAGAATATTTATTTGCAATTAAAAGAGATATTTAACAGAGCTGAAAATATTAAAAATTTTAACGATCTTCCTATTCAGTACAGAGCTATCACTACTGATTTACAAACTGGAAAAGAAGTAATTATAAGAGATGGAGATCTTGCACTTGCCACTTTTAAAAGTATGGCTATACCTAGTTTTCTTGAGCCCATAGAAGACAATGGAAAATTTTATGTAGATGGAGGAGTTGTTAATAACTTTCCTATAGATGTAGCTCTTTCATTAGGAGCTGATATAATTATAGCTGTTGATATTTCAGCTGAAGCCTCTAAAATAAATGAAAAATCTAATCTTATAACTATTTTAGACAAACTTGCTACATATAATGGAAATAGAAAAGTTGATTTACATAAAAGGCTAGCTGATATTTTAATAGTTCCAGATGTAAAAGATCATGATACAATAGATTTCAGCAATCTTTCAGCACTTGTTGATGAGGGTGAAAAAGCTGCTGAAAAATATGGGTATATTTTAGAAAATTTAAGTTATCCAAAGGAATTTAAAGAAATAAAAGAAAAAAGTCTTAAAGAAAAACCTATATTGATAAAAAATATAAAACTTGTTGGAAATCAAATTCTTACTGAAGAAAAAGTTAAAAATCTTATGCCAAATGTCAATGGCAACCAGTTCACCAGAGCAGATTTAAATGACTGGACAAAAAGAGTTTATTCAGTAAGCTATATAGAGAGAGCTTTTTATGAAGTAGATGGAGATACTATTATATTTAAAGTAAAAGAAAAAGATGGAATAAATATCAATGCTTCACTTAATTATGCTTCTAATTATGGTGGTTCTATGAATATTTCTGCCACTATACCAAACTTTGGATTATGGACTAGAAACTATACTGTAAAAGCAGAGGCATCAAGCTATCCTAAAATAGCTCTTAATAATCTTTCATTTTATGAACTAGGAAGAATTAAAATTTTAACTGCTGCAAGTATAGGTTATGAAGTAGACCCATTATTTATCTTTAATGATGGAAATAAAGTTTCAACATATGATTCAAATACTTTCAAAACTACTTTGTCACTTGGTACTGCAATATCTAATAATGTTGTTACAGGATTAACTCTAGGATATCAAGATACTGACAATAAATATTCCAGCGGAAGCAGAGCATACAGAGATTTCCATGAAAGTTATCAAACTGTTTCTACTGGTATGTATCTTTATATTGACACTCTTAATAAAAAGAATTTTCCATCAAAAGGAAATGTTCTGCGTTTTGATGGTTTTAACACTCAAGGTGTAGCAAGTAAAGATATAAATTATAATGGTTTTATGTTTTCTACTGATTTCTATCTTCCTGTAACTGAAAGGTTCTCTATGAATTTAGGAATATCTGGAGGAAAAACAGCAGGTGAAAATATTCCTAATAGTAGCCTATTTAAATTAGGTGGATTAAGAGATAATGATTTGACATTTTCATTTATAGGTCTCCCTATGATGGGAAGATATACTGATGAATTTTATATGATTCGTGGTGGGGTTCAATACAGACTTACAGATACATTTTATCTTATAGGAAAATATAATATGATGACTTATTCATCTGATGGATTATCTTTCCAAAAATCTTATGAAATTGGTGATAGAAGATATCATGGTTATGGTGGAGGTATTGGTTGGGATACATTCCTTGGTCCTATTTCTCTAATGCTGTCTAATGATTTGGATTCTTCTTCCCCATTATTTGAAGTATATATGGGATATACATTCTAA
- a CDS encoding autotransporter domain-containing protein translates to MKRNIKTKYSYIFIILSILLSSCGSSGGGSSSENNNSNIIIPPEVEMNFKKSDTIVGVIDTSFSYFDEFKDPSGNYRIFIDNNFGADPQKKLNNTYTHGELVSLLIGGNKIGVSDGIKIYAIPAYLAEGGQIKFQASMYEKMYKNGVRIFSQSFGNPSYGITKENYPVGSGIVDFYVNRAATDSLFIFAAGNTGDFNPTAEALLPKFYPKAEKGWLAVVGLDPSTGKIHRESSRAGDAMNWTITASFVANADKEYNGVIYNTTAFGTSFSAPVIAGAAGAIQLKYPWMSRDIIKQSLLTTATDLGAAGVDNIYGWGYLNLEKALKGPASFDKRLTFDNEGNHVDNVIIDMEGYPTSSENIENYTFSNDISGDAGIIKKGTGTLWFTGNNIYEGETTVQEGTLVVTNHLDSNVILENTGTLRAVGLISPLGITEREVSINGDIKNNSTSSEGLSVSYGGLKINGNYTGSSNSSISIDITSALEVAGIFDNGNGKINVTYGAKSIPASNVYITKDIITAGLIQNVVSENINTAPINNYFNFQNIVITNNKISLDYKRNSTEYVAKSLGMTSFSAINTAMNLENSFVSAGNNDSFLKAASGILATPNALLPRTIDSLSAEIYASSQNLIFKQLKEMNRDLSNRMALISDDENKNMAGIWFNGIGAKGKLYQSGYAEADTKLYGGQVGIDKYFTEKLLLGTVIFASKAEADFDKYAGKAENTNIMLSGYGLYEFNKKGLYTLGRAGIGYTESDIERDIWINNDNLHLKTDHNSVIYSLYGEFGYKFPVNEKIKLNPFAGLMYDHVRRGSFKEDSSSIYGIEADRKNYKQFSGVAGIRGEIKFDKVKVYGGVTQVVSFSEDKLDFKARYVGDTTGNEYNITGIKLNKNTTWINLGAEVKISEQTSINASYDISIERSKISDNMISIGYKFKF, encoded by the coding sequence ATGAAGAGAAATATTAAGACTAAATATTCATATATATTTATAATTTTGTCTATTTTACTTAGTAGTTGTGGAAGCAGTGGTGGAGGATCATCATCAGAGAATAATAACAGTAATATTATTATTCCCCCAGAAGTTGAAATGAATTTTAAAAAATCTGATACAATAGTAGGAGTGATAGATACATCTTTCTCATATTTTGATGAATTTAAAGATCCTTCAGGTAACTATAGGATATTCATTGACAATAATTTTGGTGCTGATCCACAGAAAAAATTAAACAATACATATACTCATGGAGAACTGGTATCTCTTCTCATAGGAGGAAATAAAATAGGTGTAAGTGATGGAATAAAAATTTATGCTATTCCTGCTTATTTAGCTGAAGGAGGGCAAATAAAATTTCAGGCAAGTATGTATGAGAAAATGTACAAGAACGGAGTAAGAATATTCAGCCAATCCTTTGGAAATCCTTCTTATGGAATAACCAAAGAAAATTATCCTGTGGGATCTGGAATTGTTGATTTTTATGTAAATAGAGCAGCAACTGATTCCTTATTTATTTTTGCAGCTGGAAATACAGGAGATTTTAATCCAACAGCAGAGGCTCTTTTACCAAAGTTTTATCCTAAAGCTGAAAAAGGTTGGCTGGCAGTTGTTGGATTAGATCCATCAACTGGAAAGATTCATAGAGAATCCAGCAGAGCTGGAGATGCAATGAATTGGACTATTACTGCTAGTTTTGTGGCTAACGCAGATAAAGAGTACAATGGAGTAATCTATAATACTACAGCATTTGGAACTTCTTTTTCAGCTCCTGTGATAGCAGGGGCAGCAGGAGCTATACAACTTAAATATCCATGGATGTCTAGAGATATTATCAAACAATCTTTGCTAACTACAGCAACGGATTTAGGAGCTGCTGGGGTAGATAATATTTATGGTTGGGGGTATCTTAATTTAGAAAAGGCTTTGAAAGGGCCTGCCAGTTTTGATAAAAGACTTACATTTGACAATGAAGGAAATCATGTAGATAATGTAATTATTGACATGGAAGGATATCCAACTTCTTCAGAAAACATTGAAAATTATACTTTTTCAAATGACATATCTGGAGATGCTGGTATAATAAAAAAAGGTACTGGAACTCTGTGGTTTACTGGAAATAATATATATGAAGGAGAAACAACAGTACAAGAAGGAACTCTTGTTGTGACAAATCATTTAGACTCAAATGTAATTTTAGAGAATACTGGAACATTAAGAGCTGTTGGATTAATATCTCCTTTGGGGATAACTGAGAGAGAAGTATCTATAAATGGAGATATAAAAAATAATTCTACTTCATCAGAGGGTCTCAGTGTGTCCTATGGAGGGTTGAAAATTAATGGAAATTATACAGGAAGCAGCAACAGTTCAATTAGTATAGATATTACTTCTGCTCTGGAAGTTGCAGGAATTTTTGATAATGGAAATGGGAAAATAAATGTAACTTATGGAGCCAAAAGTATTCCTGCCTCCAATGTGTATATTACAAAAGATATTATTACTGCTGGATTAATTCAAAATGTTGTTTCTGAAAACATAAACACAGCTCCAATTAATAACTATTTTAACTTTCAGAATATAGTAATAACAAATAATAAAATAAGTTTAGATTATAAAAGAAATTCTACAGAATATGTGGCAAAATCTTTAGGAATGACATCTTTCTCAGCTATAAATACAGCTATGAATTTAGAAAATTCTTTTGTATCAGCTGGGAATAATGATTCTTTTTTAAAAGCAGCTTCTGGAATATTAGCTACACCTAATGCTCTTCTTCCAAGAACTATAGATTCATTATCAGCTGAAATATATGCTTCTTCACAGAATCTTATATTTAAACAGTTAAAAGAAATGAACAGAGATCTTTCTAATAGAATGGCACTTATTTCTGATGATGAAAACAAAAATATGGCTGGAATTTGGTTTAATGGAATAGGAGCAAAGGGAAAACTTTATCAGAGTGGATATGCTGAGGCAGATACAAAATTATATGGGGGACAAGTAGGAATAGATAAATATTTCACTGAAAAACTTCTCCTTGGAACTGTTATTTTTGCTTCAAAAGCTGAAGCTGATTTTGATAAATATGCTGGTAAAGCTGAAAATACAAATATTATGTTATCTGGATATGGATTATATGAATTTAATAAAAAAGGATTGTATACTTTAGGAAGAGCTGGAATAGGGTATACAGAGAGTGATATTGAAAGAGATATCTGGATAAATAATGACAATCTTCATTTAAAAACAGATCATAATAGTGTTATCTATTCTCTATATGGAGAATTTGGATATAAATTCCCTGTGAATGAAAAAATAAAATTAAATCCTTTTGCTGGCTTAATGTATGATCATGTAAGAAGAGGAAGCTTCAAAGAAGATTCCAGTAGTATATATGGTATTGAAGCTGACAGAAAAAATTATAAACAATTTTCTGGAGTAGCTGGAATAAGAGGAGAAATTAAATTTGATAAAGTAAAAGTCTATGGAGGTGTTACTCAGGTAGTTTCTTTTTCAGAAGATAAACTTGATTTCAAAGCCAGATATGTAGGGGATACAACTGGTAATGAATATAATATAACAGGAATAAAACTAAATAAAAATACTACATGGATAAATTTAGGAGCAGAAGTAAAAATAAGTGAGCAGACATCAATAAATGCTTCTTATGATATTTCTATAGAAAGATCAAAAATTTCTGATAATATGATCTCAATAGGATATAAGTTTAAGTTTTAA
- a CDS encoding AraC family transcriptional regulator, which translates to MKKESRTVIFDNELNIEAYSFKGVMQKFPNHFHKHFVIGFIEKGERKLSCLNKEYIVGSGDITIFNPYDVHTCEQINELPLDYRCLNVSEEIMEKNIINITEIKEKINFSPTVITNLYLSSLIKELHSLITKKSREFRKEEIFILILEYLVKYHSIPFENNYSVKQSENIKRVCEFLEKNFDKNISLDTLTSLTDFSKYHLLRSFTKETGITPYGYLETVRIEKAKNFLEKGVSPAETAFLTGFSDQSHFSNFFKKFIGLTPKQYQNIFINKNKSLEETNE; encoded by the coding sequence ATGAAAAAAGAAAGTAGAACTGTCATATTTGATAATGAATTGAATATAGAGGCATATAGTTTTAAGGGAGTAATGCAAAAATTTCCAAATCACTTTCATAAACACTTTGTGATTGGTTTTATTGAAAAAGGAGAAAGAAAACTTTCTTGTCTTAATAAAGAATACATAGTTGGAAGTGGTGATATTACAATTTTTAATCCCTATGATGTCCATACCTGTGAGCAGATAAATGAACTTCCTCTTGATTATAGATGCCTTAATGTATCTGAAGAAATCATGGAAAAAAATATAATAAATATTACAGAAATAAAAGAAAAAATCAATTTTTCTCCAACAGTTATTACTAATCTTTATTTATCATCTTTAATAAAAGAGCTTCATTCCTTGATAACAAAAAAATCAAGAGAATTCCGAAAAGAAGAAATTTTTATACTTATTCTGGAATATTTAGTAAAATATCATTCTATACCTTTTGAAAATAATTATTCTGTAAAACAAAGTGAAAATATAAAAAGAGTATGTGAATTTTTAGAAAAAAATTTTGATAAAAATATTTCACTTGATACACTTACTTCTCTTACAGATTTTAGTAAATACCATCTACTTCGTTCTTTTACTAAAGAAACTGGTATTACACCTTATGGCTATCTTGAAACGGTAAGAATAGAAAAAGCCAAAAACTTTCTTGAAAAAGGAGTCTCTCCAGCAGAAACTGCTTTTCTCACTGGATTTAGTGATCAGAGTCATTTCAGTAATTTCTTTAAAAAGTTCATAGGCCTAACACCTAAGCAATATCAAAATATTTTTATTAATAAAAACAAATCTCTGGAGGAAACAAATGAATAA